The Saccharothrix variisporea genome has a segment encoding these proteins:
- the murD gene encoding UDP-N-acetylmuramoyl-L-alanine--D-glutamate ligase, with translation MGFLAGRDVLVAGAGVTGRSAAEALLAAGASVTVTDGSPDRLDALEPLLPGVALVPGLVAPPSSAELVVTSPGWRPDSPLLLAARAAGVEVIGEVELAWRMGLELADPPAWLAVTGTNGKTTTVGMLESILRAAGIDAVACGNVGLPVVDALLAGHRVLAVELSSFQLHWSPSVRPAAGVLLNLAEDHLDWHGSFEAYARAKAQVLTGEVAVAGVDDPYVSRLLSEAPAPAHVGFTLGEPQEGQLGVLDGNLVDRAFGPDTVLAAVSEVHPAGPPGLADALAAAALARAHGVSAEAVRQGLRDFRPGAHRAEVVAVCEEITYVNDSKATNPHAASASLRSYDSVVWVAGGLLKGASVDDLVRGESHRLRGAVLIGADREVIAAALAKYAPSVPVAVLEDATMRDAVRAARSMAQPGDAVVLAPAAASMDMFTDYAHRGQAFAEAVRELTGHV, from the coding sequence GTGGGGTTCCTGGCCGGTCGCGACGTCCTGGTCGCCGGCGCGGGCGTGACCGGCCGGTCCGCCGCCGAGGCCCTGCTGGCGGCGGGTGCCTCGGTGACCGTGACCGATGGTTCGCCTGACCGGCTGGACGCCCTGGAGCCGTTGCTGCCCGGGGTGGCGCTGGTGCCGGGGCTGGTCGCGCCGCCGTCGTCCGCGGAACTGGTCGTGACCTCGCCGGGGTGGCGTCCGGACAGCCCGCTGCTGCTGGCGGCGCGCGCGGCGGGCGTCGAGGTGATCGGCGAGGTCGAGCTGGCGTGGCGGATGGGCCTGGAACTGGCCGACCCGCCCGCGTGGCTCGCGGTGACCGGCACCAACGGCAAGACCACCACGGTCGGGATGCTGGAGTCGATCCTGCGGGCGGCCGGCATCGACGCCGTGGCGTGCGGGAACGTCGGGCTGCCGGTGGTGGACGCGTTGCTGGCCGGGCACCGGGTGCTGGCGGTGGAGCTGTCGAGCTTCCAGCTGCACTGGTCGCCGTCCGTGCGGCCGGCGGCGGGGGTGCTGCTGAACCTGGCCGAGGACCACCTGGACTGGCACGGGTCGTTCGAGGCGTACGCGCGGGCCAAGGCGCAGGTGCTGACCGGCGAGGTGGCCGTGGCGGGGGTGGACGACCCGTACGTGTCGCGCTTGCTGTCGGAGGCTCCCGCGCCGGCGCATGTCGGTTTCACGTTGGGTGAGCCCCAGGAGGGGCAGCTCGGCGTGTTGGACGGCAACCTGGTGGACCGGGCGTTCGGGCCGGACACCGTGCTGGCGGCGGTGTCCGAGGTGCACCCGGCGGGTCCGCCCGGGTTGGCGGACGCGTTGGCCGCCGCCGCCCTGGCGCGGGCGCACGGTGTGTCGGCGGAGGCCGTGCGGCAGGGGTTGCGTGATTTTCGGCCGGGCGCGCACCGGGCGGAGGTCGTGGCGGTGTGCGAGGAGATCACGTACGTCAACGACTCGAAGGCCACCAACCCGCACGCGGCCTCGGCGTCGCTGCGGTCGTACGACAGCGTCGTGTGGGTGGCCGGTGGGTTGTTGAAGGGCGCGTCGGTGGACGACCTGGTGCGGGGAGAGTCGCACCGGCTGCGCGGGGCCGTGCTGATCGGGGCGGACCGTGAGGTGATCGCGGCGGCGTTGGCCAAGTACGCGCCGTCCGTGCCGGTGGCGGTGTTGGAGGACGCGACCATGCGGGACGCCGTGCGGGCGGCGCGGTCGATGGCGCAGCCCGGTGACGCGGTGGTGCTCGCGCCGGCGGCGGCGTCGATGGACATGTTCACCGACTACGCCCACCGGGGGCAGGCGTTCGCGGAGGCCGTGCGGGAGCTCACCGGTCACGTCTGA